The Fragaria vesca subsp. vesca linkage group LG2, FraVesHawaii_1.0, whole genome shotgun sequence genome includes a window with the following:
- the LOC101308739 gene encoding galactose oxidase-like: MPPIMKKKSSTPLPHLLILSFLFISTSLFSLTHAAGGKWQLLLPNVGISAMHMQLLKNDRVVMFDRTDFGKSNLSLPNGVCRNNPNDTALKVDCTAHSAEYDVAGNKIRPLFVYSDVWCSSGSVNPSGTLVQTGGFNDGEKRVRTYDPCATCDWKEIENALTNRRWYATNHILPDGRQIIIGGRRQFNYEFYPKSEGSMNAHSLPFLVETSDGTAIENNLYPFVFLNVDGNLFIFANNRAILFDYAAGKIVKTYPTIPGGDPRSYPSTGSAVLLPLKSSKGQVVAAEVLVCGGAPKGSYVNAESGTFVEALKTCARIKITDPNPQWVMETMPLARVMGDMTLLANGDVLIINGAGQGTAGWELGRNPVLNPVVYKSDNAVGSRFEQQNPSTIPRMYHSTAILLRDGRVLVGGSNPHIRYEFSNVMFPTELALEAFSPSYLESQFASIRPSIFSPLSQVTVGYGQKLAVRFSITGKIALNSVSVTMVSPSFTTHSFSMNQRLLVLASENVIAVGNLKFEVQVTTPATGNLAPSGYYLLYVVHQQIPSEGIWVKIQ, translated from the coding sequence ATGCCCCCTATTATGAAGAAGAAGAGCTCAACTCCTCTACCCCATCTACTCATTCTTTCATTCCTATTCATATCCACTTCTCTCTTCTCCCTCACCCACGCCGCCGGCGGCAAATGGCAGCTGCTTCTCCCAAACGTCGGCATTTCCGCCATGCACATGCAGCTCCTCAAAAACGACCGCGTCGTCATGTTCGACCGCACCGACTTCGGAAAATCCAACCTCTCCCTCCCCAACGGCGTCTGCCGCAACAACCCCAACGACACCGCCCTCAAAGTCGACTGCACGGCTCACTCCGCCGAGTACGACGTGGCGGGCAACAAAATCCGTCCTCTCTTTGTGTACTCCGACGTGTGGTGCTCCTCCGGGTCGGTAAACCCCAGTGGAACTCTAGTCCAGACGGGTGGTTTCAACGACGGAGAGAAAAGGGTGAGGACTTATGACCCGTGTGCTACCTGTGACTGGAAAGAGATCGAAAACGCGCTGACCAACCGGAGATGGTACGCCACCAATCATATTCTCCCCGACGGACGGCAGATAATCATCGGCGGACGGCGCCAGTTCAACTACGAGTTCTACCCCAAAAGTGAAGGATCCATGAACGCACATAGTTTACCTTTTCTTGTTGAGACAAGTGACGGCACCGCCATAGAGAACAATCTCTACCCTTTTGTTTTTCTCAACGTTGATGGCAACCTTTTCATCTTCGCTAACAATCGGGCCATTTTGTTCGACTATGCAGCAGGTAAAATCGTCAAGACCTACCCTACTATACCCGGTGGAGACCCACGGTCGTATCCGAGCACCGGTTCCGCCGTGTTGCTACCTCTGAAAAGCTCAAAAGGTCAGGTTGTGGCAGCAGAGGTTTTAGTATGCGGTGGAGCTCCCAAAGGCTCTTATGTTAATGCTGAAAGTGGGACATTCGTGGAAGCATTGAAGACATGCGCACGGATCAAAATAACCGACCCGAACCCGCAGTGGGTTATGGAAACCATGCCTCTAGCTAGAGTCATGGGTGACATGACGTTACTTGCCAACGGTGACGTTTTAATCATCAACGGTGCCGGACAAGGTACCGCCGGGTGGGAGCTAGGTCGGAACCCGGTACTGAACCCGGTTGTTTACAAGTCCGATAATGCGGTCGGGTCACGATTCGAGCAGCAAAACCCTAGCACCATTCCACGGATGTATCATTCCACTGCAATACTACTACGTGATGGGAGAGTTCTTGTTGGAGGTAGTAACCCTCATATTCGTTACGAGTTCTCAAACGTGATGTTCCCGACCGAGCTTGCCTTAGAAGCATTCTCACCTAGTTACTTGGAGTCACAATTCGCAAGCATACGTCCGAGCATCTTTTCACCTCTGTCACAAGTTACGGTTGGTTACGGCCAGAAGCTAGCCGTTCGATTTTCGATAACGGGGAAAATAGCACTGAACTCTGTGTCCGTTACAATGGTGTCACCTTCGTTCACTACACACTCGTTCTCGATGAACCAGAGGCTACTGGTTCTTGCTTCCGAGAATGTTATAGCTGTGGGGAACTTGAAGTTTGAAGTTCAGGTTACGACGCCGGCTACCGGCAATCTTGCACCGTCTGGATATTATCTCTTATATGTGGTTCACCAGCAGATTCCAAGTGAGGGTATTTGGGTCAAGATTCAGTAA